From one Micromonospora siamensis genomic stretch:
- a CDS encoding Gfo/Idh/MocA family oxidoreductase, with protein MKQIVQSVSDGELRVVEVPQPEPAATETLVATRRSLLSAGTERAVRELASASLLRKARARPDLVRQVVSRARTAGIRSTVAAVRSRLDEDMPLGYSATGVVVAAGAATEGLRPGMRVATASVGHAEYQAVPGLLAVPVPEPVSDQAAAFGAVAAIALQGLRQAEVGVGGSVAVVGLGLVGQLTVRLGLASGLTVIGIDLRDWTAELAASGGAVGLVEAGAATTDQIMELTRGRGVDAVLITAATRSSEPVTRSTEIARDRARLVVVGDVGLELDRRGFYERELDLRFARSYGPGRHDRAYEDWGVDYPIGHVRWTARRNIEAYLDLVAGGRVAVDDLVTHVFPVDQATAAYDVLAADPRALAVQLSYSAPAEPTRDAITVRPRSRSPRPRAGLIGAGNYAKATFLPALKAAGWADDLAAITSAKGLTARHAAERNGIALVLPTAADLLARDDIDTVFILSRHDSHADLVARALDAGKHVFVEKPLALTQDELDQVRAAYDRNSGHLFVGYNRRHAPMVAHTKRVLAADVGPLSISYRVNAGTLPDTHWYHDRRQGGRIRGEVCHFIDLASWLVGGQPAAVHAYGSGRGEPGLEQDVNVLLGYPDGSTATITYCTRGHRSTSKERLEILGRGHTVVIDDFRRLEIDGREAKLSAGGKGHRELLTHVRTAVAKPVSDQRELAASFGSTRAALSVVAALAGVDAQPSRLPTQVGDVTAGYAS; from the coding sequence GTGAAGCAGATCGTCCAGTCGGTGTCCGACGGCGAGCTGAGGGTCGTCGAGGTTCCGCAGCCCGAGCCGGCCGCGACCGAGACGCTCGTCGCCACCCGCAGGTCTCTGCTCTCTGCCGGAACCGAACGCGCCGTGCGGGAGCTCGCCTCGGCGAGCCTGCTGCGCAAGGCCCGGGCGCGGCCCGATCTGGTCCGCCAGGTGGTGAGCAGGGCGCGCACGGCGGGCATCCGCTCGACGGTCGCCGCGGTCCGTAGCCGGCTCGACGAGGACATGCCCCTCGGGTACAGCGCGACGGGTGTCGTCGTCGCCGCCGGTGCCGCGACCGAGGGACTGCGGCCCGGGATGCGGGTGGCCACCGCCTCGGTGGGGCATGCCGAGTACCAGGCGGTGCCCGGCCTGCTCGCGGTGCCCGTCCCCGAGCCGGTGTCCGACCAGGCCGCCGCGTTCGGCGCGGTCGCGGCCATCGCACTGCAGGGCCTTCGGCAGGCCGAGGTCGGCGTGGGCGGGTCGGTCGCCGTGGTCGGTCTCGGTCTGGTCGGACAGCTGACCGTTCGCCTGGGGCTGGCCTCCGGCCTCACCGTCATCGGCATCGACCTACGGGACTGGACGGCCGAGCTGGCCGCCAGCGGCGGCGCGGTCGGCCTGGTGGAGGCCGGTGCCGCGACCACGGACCAGATCATGGAACTGACCCGCGGCCGGGGGGTCGACGCCGTCCTGATCACCGCCGCGACCCGCTCGTCGGAGCCGGTGACCCGCAGCACCGAGATCGCCCGCGACCGCGCCCGGTTGGTGGTGGTCGGGGACGTCGGTCTGGAGCTCGACCGCCGGGGTTTCTACGAGCGCGAGCTGGATCTCCGCTTCGCGCGCAGCTATGGGCCCGGCCGACACGACCGGGCGTACGAGGACTGGGGCGTCGACTACCCGATCGGCCACGTCCGGTGGACGGCAAGGCGCAACATCGAGGCGTACCTGGACCTGGTGGCCGGCGGTCGGGTCGCGGTCGACGACCTGGTCACGCACGTCTTCCCGGTGGATCAGGCAACGGCGGCGTACGACGTGCTGGCCGCCGATCCCCGCGCGCTGGCGGTGCAGCTCAGCTACTCCGCTCCCGCCGAGCCGACCCGGGACGCGATCACCGTCCGACCGCGCAGCCGCTCCCCACGACCCCGGGCCGGCCTGATCGGCGCCGGCAACTACGCCAAGGCGACGTTCCTGCCCGCGCTGAAGGCGGCCGGCTGGGCCGACGACCTCGCCGCCATCACTTCGGCCAAGGGCTTGACCGCCCGGCACGCCGCGGAGCGCAACGGCATCGCGCTCGTCCTGCCGACCGCCGCGGACCTGCTGGCCCGCGACGACATCGACACGGTGTTCATCCTCAGTCGCCACGACTCGCACGCCGACCTGGTGGCGCGGGCGCTCGACGCCGGCAAGCACGTCTTCGTGGAAAAGCCGCTCGCGCTGACCCAGGACGAGCTCGACCAGGTCCGAGCAGCGTACGACCGCAACTCCGGCCACCTGTTCGTCGGCTACAACCGCCGGCACGCGCCCATGGTCGCTCACACGAAGCGGGTCCTGGCGGCCGACGTCGGGCCGCTGAGCATCAGCTACCGAGTCAACGCCGGAACTTTGCCCGACACGCACTGGTACCACGACCGCCGGCAGGGCGGTCGGATCCGCGGCGAGGTGTGCCACTTCATCGACCTCGCGTCCTGGCTGGTGGGTGGACAGCCTGCCGCCGTGCACGCGTACGGCAGTGGGCGTGGCGAGCCGGGACTCGAGCAGGACGTCAACGTCCTGCTCGGCTACCCGGACGGTTCCACGGCGACGATCACGTACTGCACGCGTGGGCACCGGAGCACCTCGAAGGAGCGGCTGGAGATCCTCGGCCGGGGACACACCGTTGTGATCGACGACTTCCGGCGTCTGGAGATCGACGGGCGGGAGGCGAAGCTGTCCGCAGGGGGCAAAGGGCACCGAGAACTGCTCACCCACGTACGAACGGCGGTCGCTAAGCCGGTGTCCGACCAGCGGGAGCTCGCCGCGTCCTTCGGTTCGACGAGGGCCGCCCTGTCCGTGGTCGCCGCCCTGGCCGGTGTCGACGCGCAACCGTCGCGCCTTCCTACGCAGGTGGGTGACGTGACCGCCGGGTATGCCTCGTGA
- a CDS encoding glycosyltransferase, producing MVARMYRSGRPDSVRVGVFVGHFIPAYRSGGPIRSLSAITAARTSGVTYTVFTRDRDAGDPQPFSVARPGHLVEFQGRRVMYVDITRPLAYLRALRRFVRPGYDIYYFNSLWNRPFTMVPLLLICLGVLARRPVLLAPRGELLAGALGPKAWRKRAGLRVMQLLLARVEAAIHCTSAEEVDSARRFLPARRIELVQDAFDPDERFDVEPPRDPEPAGPLRVCFFSRVHPHKNLAGALAALALMTEPVHLRVIGPAADEAYHRHCQDLAARLPGHIRVEFLGAVPHEQAAAALVWGHVFLLPTKGENFGHAIREAMAAGLCPVISDATQWTELVREAGGVALPWYDTDGFARHLSLLARCSPQELRALRSGVLAAYQAWARRQIPSPVLMDELLARLAGKIVAPTIAPGVAGALRGGRAC from the coding sequence ATGGTGGCGCGGATGTATAGGTCTGGTCGGCCGGACAGCGTCCGCGTAGGTGTCTTCGTCGGTCACTTCATCCCCGCCTACCGATCGGGTGGACCGATCCGCAGCCTGTCGGCGATCACCGCAGCCCGGACTTCCGGTGTCACTTACACGGTGTTCACCCGCGACAGGGACGCGGGCGACCCGCAACCGTTCTCCGTCGCGCGACCCGGCCACCTCGTCGAGTTCCAGGGGCGCAGGGTGATGTACGTCGACATCACCCGCCCGCTGGCCTACCTGCGGGCGCTGCGCCGCTTCGTCCGGCCGGGGTACGACATCTATTACTTCAACAGCCTCTGGAACCGGCCGTTCACGATGGTGCCACTGCTGCTGATCTGTCTGGGCGTCCTGGCCCGCAGGCCGGTGCTGCTCGCACCGCGCGGTGAACTGCTCGCCGGTGCGCTCGGCCCCAAGGCGTGGCGCAAACGAGCGGGGCTGCGCGTCATGCAGCTCCTGCTAGCCAGGGTCGAGGCGGCAATCCACTGCACCTCTGCCGAGGAGGTGGACAGCGCCCGCCGCTTCTTGCCAGCCCGCCGCATCGAGCTGGTGCAGGACGCGTTCGACCCGGACGAGCGCTTCGACGTCGAGCCGCCGCGCGACCCAGAACCCGCCGGCCCGCTGCGGGTCTGTTTCTTCTCGCGGGTCCACCCGCACAAGAACCTCGCTGGCGCACTCGCTGCGTTGGCCCTGATGACCGAGCCGGTACATCTGCGGGTGATCGGCCCGGCGGCGGACGAGGCTTACCACCGTCACTGCCAGGACCTGGCCGCGCGGTTGCCGGGGCACATCCGGGTGGAATTCCTGGGTGCGGTGCCGCATGAACAGGCGGCTGCCGCGCTCGTCTGGGGGCACGTCTTCCTTCTGCCGACCAAGGGGGAGAACTTCGGGCATGCCATCCGAGAGGCGATGGCCGCAGGACTGTGCCCGGTGATCTCCGACGCAACCCAGTGGACCGAACTCGTCCGCGAGGCCGGTGGCGTCGCGTTGCCGTGGTACGACACTGACGGTTTCGCTCGGCACCTGTCGTTGCTGGCCCGCTGCTCCCCACAGGAGCTGCGGGCCCTGCGGAGCGGAGTGCTCGCCGCGTACCAGGCATGGGCTCGACGTCAGATTCCCAGTCCGGTACTCATGGACGAGCTCCTGGCAAGGCTAGCGGGGAAGATCGTCGCACCGACGATCGCGCCGGGCGTCGCCGGCGCACTGAGGGGCGGGCGCGCATGTTAG
- a CDS encoding glycosyltransferase family 4 protein yields MKRAIFWQNCPSIHQTALIRSVGDVLGTPSVVVIEAPLDQRRLGAGWTMPDYGDSTVIVAPSAAERRRLEEASADSAMHVFSGLGAYPQTTGSMVRLAPSRRAGGSVSLVYVEPWPESLLRDVKYRFARLRHRGTVDGVLACGRAGVEQYRRIGFGASRVFEFGYFLDVADACKYPDVGAGAGGTGPVRLVFVGRLDGNKRLNWALKALSVLRDRDWRLDVVGTGPRHDELTRLADELHVGDRVRWHGVLPNHEVNVLLAASDVLVLPSRYDGWGAVVNEALGAGTPAIVSDAAGSAALVAGGARGSVFSALSLDSLRRALLHHLDEGPVDPGRRADIRSWAAHRASAPAAATYLLEIAASVRSGGPVPAPPWRMPPLEAGPAAGWSGGPTGVSF; encoded by the coding sequence ATGAAGCGTGCGATCTTCTGGCAGAACTGTCCCTCGATCCATCAGACGGCGCTGATCCGGTCTGTCGGGGACGTGCTCGGCACACCGAGTGTAGTGGTGATCGAGGCACCTTTGGACCAGCGGCGACTGGGTGCTGGCTGGACCATGCCTGATTACGGCGACAGCACGGTCATCGTCGCCCCGTCCGCCGCCGAGCGCAGGCGACTGGAAGAAGCCTCCGCCGATTCGGCGATGCACGTTTTCTCCGGGCTGGGCGCCTACCCGCAGACGACCGGATCAATGGTGCGCCTCGCCCCGTCCCGGCGCGCCGGTGGCTCGGTCAGCCTCGTCTACGTCGAGCCGTGGCCCGAGTCGCTGCTACGGGATGTCAAGTATCGCTTCGCGCGGCTGCGACACCGGGGCACGGTAGACGGGGTGCTGGCATGTGGCCGGGCTGGCGTCGAGCAGTACCGGCGGATTGGATTCGGAGCGTCACGGGTCTTCGAGTTTGGCTACTTTCTCGACGTGGCCGACGCGTGTAAGTATCCGGATGTGGGTGCGGGTGCCGGCGGTACCGGCCCGGTGCGGCTCGTCTTCGTGGGGCGGCTTGATGGAAACAAGCGCCTGAACTGGGCCCTGAAAGCGCTCTCCGTTCTGCGGGACCGGGACTGGCGTCTCGACGTCGTAGGTACGGGACCCCGGCACGACGAACTGACTCGGCTGGCGGACGAGCTTCATGTCGGTGATCGCGTGCGATGGCACGGTGTGTTGCCCAACCATGAGGTCAACGTCCTATTGGCGGCCTCCGACGTGCTGGTCCTGCCGAGCCGGTACGACGGCTGGGGGGCGGTGGTGAACGAGGCCCTCGGCGCCGGCACGCCCGCCATCGTCAGTGACGCCGCGGGCTCTGCTGCCCTCGTGGCCGGCGGCGCCCGGGGGAGCGTCTTCTCGGCGCTGTCGCTCGATTCCCTGCGTCGCGCGTTGCTTCATCATCTGGATGAGGGCCCGGTGGACCCGGGACGGCGGGCGGACATCCGTTCCTGGGCGGCGCATCGCGCCTCTGCGCCGGCCGCAGCGACGTACCTGCTGGAGATCGCGGCCTCAGTACGCAGCGGCGGACCGGTGCCGGCCCCGCCTTGGAGGATGCCGCCGCTCGAGGCCGGACCGGCAGCTGGCTGGTCAGGCGGGCCCACCGGCGTGAGCTTTTGA
- a CDS encoding glycosyltransferase family 4 protein: MELFSRLPGWSSVIIAARRNLTTGLPQRAEPGFHPVAVTPYRGNGLGRVFNWASFAVTATAAGLRQPRPDVVYASSPHLLAGLAGWIVAALRSAPLVLEVRDLWPRVLVDMGTLAEESSAYRMLERLERFLYRRADRVVIMAPGVRATIEAKGVAPERIAFIPNAADPEDFVPGAARDTLRQHYGFTRRTAVYAGAHGPANGLDLLLDAARAVPELDVVLVGSGAEKPRLQTAAAEIRNVRFLDPVPKTEMPDLLHAADVGVHVLADVKLFRIGVSPNKVFDYMAAGLPIVTNSPGTVGDLVMSTGAGLVTPPTDLAHGLGQVAQASTDELAKMGTTGRRWIGENQSRRAMTAALASLLTSVVDTAADEPD; this comes from the coding sequence GTGGAGCTGTTCAGCCGGCTGCCTGGCTGGTCGTCAGTGATCATCGCGGCTCGCCGGAACCTGACGACCGGGCTGCCGCAACGCGCGGAGCCCGGATTTCACCCGGTCGCCGTGACCCCGTACCGGGGAAACGGCCTGGGACGAGTGTTCAACTGGGCTAGTTTCGCGGTCACCGCGACAGCAGCCGGTCTGCGGCAGCCCCGCCCGGACGTGGTGTACGCCTCCTCACCGCATCTACTGGCCGGTCTGGCCGGCTGGATCGTGGCCGCCCTGCGGTCAGCGCCGCTCGTCCTGGAGGTCCGGGACCTGTGGCCGCGCGTGCTGGTTGACATGGGAACTCTGGCGGAGGAGTCGTCGGCGTACCGGATGCTGGAGCGCTTGGAGCGGTTCCTGTACCGGCGGGCCGACCGGGTGGTGATCATGGCCCCGGGCGTGCGGGCGACGATCGAGGCCAAGGGCGTGGCGCCCGAGAGGATCGCCTTCATTCCCAACGCGGCCGACCCTGAGGATTTCGTGCCCGGCGCTGCCCGCGACACTTTGCGGCAGCACTACGGGTTCACCCGCCGCACCGCCGTCTACGCCGGGGCGCACGGTCCCGCCAACGGGCTCGATTTGCTTCTCGATGCAGCCAGGGCGGTCCCTGAACTGGACGTCGTGCTGGTGGGATCGGGTGCCGAGAAGCCGCGTCTGCAGACGGCGGCGGCTGAAATCCGCAATGTTCGATTCCTTGACCCGGTACCGAAGACCGAGATGCCCGACCTGCTTCACGCCGCGGACGTCGGCGTGCATGTACTCGCCGACGTGAAATTGTTCCGTATCGGCGTCAGCCCGAACAAGGTGTTCGACTACATGGCCGCCGGGCTGCCGATCGTCACCAACTCCCCGGGGACCGTCGGTGATCTCGTCATGAGCACCGGTGCAGGTCTTGTGACGCCGCCGACTGACCTGGCCCATGGTCTCGGTCAGGTGGCCCAGGCCAGTACCGACGAGTTGGCGAAGATGGGCACGACCGGGCGGCGGTGGATCGGGGAGAACCAGTCGCGCCGGGCGATGACGGCTGCTCTCGCCAGCCTGCTCACCTCAGTTGTCGATACAGCGGCGGATGAGCCGGACTGA
- a CDS encoding heparinase II/III domain-containing protein: MARSALRTIAADTRALGPSAPVRAAYEASKRSGFHAVLFRGKVRRYHPAVPVHLTGLLPHGEAARQRCLDDAGSVLGQGLRAFGQRVRTGGSAPWSTDPLTGRQWPELEPWWRIDIRSDARLSDVKHTWEVARHRDLVVLARAAHLDPTGPWLDGLTGLLRSWCEQSPPERGVNWYSSLELALRAIAWSQILVLAGERLPRELVVTMERLLLASARHLTVELPYTMSSMRNNHMLGDALGLIVLSRMFPTVRRARWWGLAGERMFAAQLRRHVAADGRMIEDSLSYHRFVLEMLIVRVLLGEAPAGVRHDLHAASRHLIRLGVFDGEIPQYGDWDEGRVLASSGDPLDVAGSVALGLVLCGDRVPTRWYADFDELAWYAPEPPEAGDLAPTVRTPAVTASGGIARVKRGPWRVWFKVDAGPSHGHADLTSVWIRHGDRWLVADPGTGTYNGPLEVRNGLRTSAAHPVRRPDGRDQLVPHRAFRWLNSGRGHLGEPLILPGQTVLFGWHDAYARGERPVRVGRAVVVADRYVAVVEFADRSTAVGSWSLTVPLHPDVLLDGDTMTVGESKVGLFGLAGHSTVRGRSTPFAGWYSRTYGRWEPATWITAESRAATTVWGLGTAPGLRGGPDDLDGLRFAVTWSRTGACLAVTHTDSGQVHHVRAPR; this comes from the coding sequence ATGGCACGAAGCGCTCTGCGCACGATCGCCGCGGACACCCGCGCCCTTGGCCCGTCTGCGCCCGTTCGAGCGGCGTACGAGGCGTCCAAGCGCAGTGGATTCCACGCCGTCCTGTTCCGCGGAAAGGTGCGCCGCTACCACCCGGCCGTCCCGGTGCACCTGACCGGTCTGCTGCCGCACGGCGAAGCGGCTCGGCAGCGCTGCCTGGACGACGCCGGCAGCGTGCTCGGACAGGGCCTGCGCGCCTTCGGACAGCGGGTGAGGACCGGGGGGTCCGCGCCGTGGTCCACCGACCCGCTGACCGGGCGGCAATGGCCGGAGCTCGAGCCGTGGTGGCGGATCGACATCCGCTCCGACGCTCGACTGTCAGACGTCAAGCACACCTGGGAGGTTGCTCGCCACCGTGACCTGGTGGTATTGGCCCGCGCCGCCCACCTCGACCCGACCGGGCCATGGCTGGACGGGCTCACCGGCCTGTTGCGGTCCTGGTGCGAGCAGTCGCCACCGGAGCGGGGAGTGAACTGGTACTCCAGCCTCGAACTCGCCCTACGGGCCATCGCATGGAGCCAGATTCTGGTACTGGCGGGCGAGCGACTACCCCGTGAGCTGGTGGTCACCATGGAGCGGCTGCTACTGGCCAGCGCCCGCCACCTGACGGTTGAGCTGCCCTACACGATGAGCAGCATGCGCAACAACCACATGCTCGGCGATGCACTCGGGCTGATCGTGCTGTCACGGATGTTCCCCACCGTTCGACGGGCGCGCTGGTGGGGGCTCGCCGGCGAGCGGATGTTCGCGGCCCAGCTTCGCCGGCACGTGGCCGCCGACGGCCGGATGATCGAGGACTCCCTGTCGTACCACCGGTTCGTCCTCGAGATGCTCATCGTGCGGGTGCTGTTGGGCGAGGCGCCGGCCGGCGTACGACATGACCTTCACGCGGCTAGCCGCCACCTGATACGGCTCGGTGTGTTCGACGGTGAGATCCCACAGTACGGCGACTGGGACGAGGGGCGCGTGCTCGCGTCCTCCGGCGACCCGCTCGACGTGGCCGGTTCGGTCGCACTCGGCCTCGTGTTGTGCGGCGATCGGGTGCCGACCCGGTGGTACGCCGACTTCGACGAGCTGGCGTGGTACGCGCCCGAGCCGCCCGAGGCGGGCGACCTCGCCCCGACCGTCCGCACCCCGGCCGTGACGGCCTCGGGAGGCATCGCTCGAGTCAAGCGGGGGCCGTGGCGAGTTTGGTTCAAGGTGGACGCTGGCCCTTCGCACGGCCACGCCGACCTGACCTCGGTCTGGATCAGACACGGTGACCGGTGGCTGGTCGCCGACCCGGGCACCGGCACGTACAACGGCCCGTTGGAGGTGCGCAACGGGCTGCGCACCTCGGCCGCCCACCCGGTGCGCCGGCCGGATGGCCGCGACCAGCTCGTACCGCACCGGGCGTTCCGCTGGCTCAACAGCGGCCGCGGCCATCTGGGGGAACCGCTCATCCTGCCCGGGCAGACCGTCCTCTTCGGCTGGCACGACGCGTACGCGCGAGGTGAGCGCCCGGTACGAGTTGGCCGCGCCGTCGTGGTGGCCGACCGGTACGTGGCGGTCGTCGAGTTCGCCGACCGGTCCACTGCCGTCGGGTCGTGGTCGCTGACCGTCCCACTGCACCCCGACGTCCTGCTGGACGGCGACACCATGACCGTCGGCGAGAGCAAGGTCGGCCTCTTCGGTCTGGCCGGCCACTCGACGGTACGCGGCCGGTCCACGCCGTTCGCGGGCTGGTACAGCCGGACCTACGGCCGCTGGGAGCCGGCGACCTGGATCACCGCCGAGAGCCGGGCCGCCACCACCGTGTGGGGACTCGGCACCGCACCAGGTCTGCGGGGCGGACCGGACGACCTCGACGGGCTCCGGTTCGCAGTGACCTGGAGTCGAACCGGGGCGTGCCTGGCCGTCACCCACACCGATTCAGGGCAGGTCCACCACGTGCGAGCGCCACGATGA
- a CDS encoding aminotransferase class I/II-fold pyridoxal phosphate-dependent enzyme, whose product MSRTIHLSPPDVGPLEESYLTAALRSGWIAPVGPELDAFEREMAARVGTHGAVAVGSGTAALHLALLAVGVRPGDVVVVPTLTFVATANAVRYAGARPVFVDCDPHTGNLDVTLVERLLERQHERGQRVGAVVPVDLFGACADYPALLPVCDRFGVPVVEDAAEALGSTQAGQAAGSFGRVGVLSFNGNKILTTSGGGMLLSDDAELLARCRYLATQARQPVAHYEHTEIGYNYRLSNLLAALGLAQLRRLDGMVSRRRHLRERYEKLFAPVPGVRVLAGDDRAANCWLTTVVVDQAQTGWRAEQLGAFLRERDIETRPVFKPMHLQPVYAEAEALLTGAAEALFATGLTLPSGSAMTEADTARVFAAVETFVAARDQHVAQPA is encoded by the coding sequence ATGAGCCGGACCATCCATCTGTCCCCACCCGACGTCGGACCGCTGGAGGAGTCGTACCTGACAGCTGCCCTCAGGTCGGGGTGGATCGCGCCGGTCGGTCCGGAACTCGACGCGTTCGAGCGGGAGATGGCCGCGCGTGTCGGCACCCACGGAGCGGTCGCGGTGGGCTCCGGCACCGCCGCCCTGCACCTGGCCCTGCTGGCCGTGGGAGTCAGGCCGGGCGACGTGGTCGTCGTCCCGACGCTGACCTTCGTGGCCACCGCGAACGCGGTGCGGTACGCCGGTGCCCGGCCGGTCTTCGTGGACTGCGACCCGCACACCGGCAACCTCGACGTCACCCTGGTCGAGCGACTCCTGGAGCGCCAGCACGAACGCGGCCAGCGGGTCGGAGCGGTCGTGCCGGTGGACCTCTTCGGCGCCTGCGCCGACTACCCGGCCCTGCTGCCGGTCTGTGACCGCTTCGGAGTGCCCGTGGTGGAGGACGCCGCCGAGGCCCTCGGCTCCACCCAGGCTGGGCAGGCGGCCGGGTCGTTCGGCCGCGTGGGTGTCCTCTCGTTCAACGGCAACAAGATCCTGACCACCTCCGGCGGCGGAATGCTGCTCTCCGACGACGCGGAACTGCTGGCCCGCTGCCGGTATCTCGCCACCCAGGCCCGCCAACCCGTGGCCCACTACGAGCACACCGAGATCGGCTACAACTACCGGCTGAGCAACCTGCTCGCCGCGCTCGGGTTGGCCCAGCTGCGCCGCCTCGACGGAATGGTCTCCCGACGCCGGCACCTACGGGAACGGTACGAGAAACTGTTCGCGCCGGTGCCCGGCGTACGGGTGCTTGCCGGCGACGACCGGGCGGCCAACTGCTGGCTGACCACCGTTGTGGTGGACCAGGCGCAGACCGGCTGGCGGGCCGAGCAACTCGGGGCCTTCCTCCGCGAACGGGACATCGAGACCCGGCCGGTGTTCAAGCCGATGCACCTGCAACCCGTGTACGCCGAGGCGGAGGCGCTGCTGACCGGCGCGGCGGAGGCGTTGTTCGCGACCGGGCTGACGTTGCCCAGCGGGTCGGCGATGACCGAGGCGGACACAGCCCGGGTCTTCGCAGCTGTCGAAACCTTCGTCGCCGCTCGCGACCAGCACGTCGCCCAGCCGGCCTGA
- a CDS encoding sugar transferase, whose protein sequence is MDVAMAALLLVLAAPVIAAVALLVAVGLGRPVLFRQRRTGLHGRCFDVVKFRTMLPMDPSRGLLDDAARLTAFGKWLRATSLDELPSLWNVLRGDMSLVGPRPLLPEYLDRYSPWQARRHEVRPGVTGLSQVRGRNSLSWEEKLDLDVEYVDTRSLRLDLAILLDTVRTVLRREGISAAGHVTAPEFLGTPAHPVRIEPGHGVTARTEGAR, encoded by the coding sequence GTGGACGTGGCCATGGCCGCCCTGCTGCTGGTGCTCGCCGCACCGGTGATCGCGGCGGTCGCGTTGCTGGTTGCCGTGGGGCTGGGCCGACCGGTGCTGTTCCGCCAACGCCGCACCGGCCTGCACGGCCGGTGCTTCGACGTGGTCAAGTTCCGCACCATGCTGCCGATGGACCCGAGCCGTGGACTGCTCGACGACGCCGCCCGGCTGACCGCCTTCGGGAAGTGGCTGCGCGCGACCAGTCTGGACGAACTGCCCAGCCTCTGGAACGTGTTGCGCGGCGACATGAGCCTGGTCGGACCGCGCCCGCTGCTCCCCGAATACCTGGACCGGTACTCCCCGTGGCAGGCCCGCCGGCACGAGGTCCGGCCCGGTGTCACCGGGCTGTCCCAGGTGCGCGGACGCAACAGCCTGAGCTGGGAGGAGAAGCTCGACCTCGACGTCGAGTACGTGGACACCCGCAGCCTCCGACTGGATCTGGCGATCCTGCTCGACACCGTCCGGACCGTGCTGCGACGAGAGGGGATCTCCGCGGCCGGTCACGTCACCGCTCCGGAATTCCTCGGCACGCCGGCCCACCCGGTGCGGATCGAACCGGGGCACGGCGTGACCGCCCGCACCGAAGGAGCGCGATGA
- a CDS encoding DUF389 domain-containing protein, producing the protein MLHLRVIAPADQSSAVADLLAADPGVTHLVVLPGAARQPAGDLITCDVVRESADGVLRHLQRLGVEARGAIAADDVDMTLSAAADRAAEAAPGHGEDAVVWDEIAAKTGEQTVLTGTFLALIIVATMIAGVGVLLDQPILIVGAMVVGPEFGPLAALCVALLRRQPDIIGRSIKALVVGFPVAMVATVLSTWALTATGLVSREMLLADRPLTDFIWRPDALSWVVGILAGIAGMLSLTSKKSGSLVGVLISVTTVPAAANVAVAAAYGVWHEAAGSALQLVINLAAIVLAGLLTLVVQLLWWRRVERRGNGGVPRQRTDRPPAGVTASRRPPRDAG; encoded by the coding sequence ATGCTGCATCTGAGGGTGATCGCACCGGCTGACCAGTCGTCAGCGGTCGCCGACCTGTTGGCGGCCGATCCCGGCGTGACCCATCTGGTGGTCCTGCCGGGCGCCGCCCGCCAGCCGGCCGGCGACCTCATCACCTGCGACGTGGTCCGGGAGAGCGCCGACGGCGTGCTGCGGCACCTTCAGCGGTTGGGCGTGGAGGCACGCGGGGCGATCGCCGCCGACGACGTGGACATGACGCTCTCCGCCGCCGCCGACCGGGCCGCCGAGGCTGCTCCTGGCCATGGCGAGGACGCCGTGGTCTGGGACGAGATCGCCGCGAAGACGGGCGAGCAGACCGTGCTCACCGGCACGTTCCTGGCGCTGATCATCGTGGCCACGATGATCGCCGGCGTCGGCGTGCTGCTGGACCAGCCGATCCTGATCGTCGGCGCGATGGTTGTCGGCCCGGAGTTCGGGCCGCTGGCGGCGCTCTGCGTGGCGCTGCTGCGCCGGCAGCCCGACATCATCGGCCGCTCGATCAAGGCGCTGGTGGTCGGTTTCCCGGTCGCCATGGTCGCGACCGTGCTGAGCACCTGGGCGCTCACCGCGACCGGCCTGGTCAGCCGGGAGATGCTGCTCGCCGACCGGCCGCTGACCGACTTCATCTGGCGTCCCGACGCGCTCTCCTGGGTGGTGGGCATCCTGGCCGGGATCGCCGGCATGCTCTCCCTGACCTCGAAGAAGTCGGGTTCCCTGGTCGGAGTGCTGATCTCGGTGACCACCGTGCCGGCCGCGGCCAACGTGGCGGTGGCGGCGGCCTACGGGGTGTGGCACGAGGCGGCCGGCTCCGCGCTCCAGCTGGTGATCAACCTGGCGGCGATCGTGCTGGCCGGCCTGCTCACCCTGGTGGTGCAGCTGCTCTGGTGGCGGCGGGTCGAGCGCAGGGGCAACGGCGGCGTGCCACGTCAGCGGACGGACCGGCCGCCGGCTGGGGTCACCGCCAGTCGTCGCCCGCCTCGAGACGCAGGCTGA